The genomic interval CCAGCAGGGGCGTCGCAACGCCCTGCTAGCGAAGCTCACCGCCACCGGCGGCCAGAGCCCGGCCTACTTCATCGAGGTGGCGCGGGCGCTCGGCTACGAGGTGAACATCAGCGAGTTCCGGCCCTTTCGCGCCGGCCTGTCGCAAGCCGGCGATCCGCTGACAAGCGGCGACTGGGTTCATACCTGGCGGCTCAACACGCACGAGACGACGGTCATCGCCTTCCGCGCCGGCCTGTCCGTCGCCGGCGAGCCGCTGCGCACCTGGGGCAACGACCCCCTCGAGTGCAAGATCGACCAGCTCAAGCCCGCCCACACGATCGTGCTCTACGGCTACGGCGCGATCGAGATTCAGCAGGCATACCTGCTGTCCGACCGGCTCTGGCACTACGCAAACTTCATACTTCCCGAGGACATAGGATGAGCGATCCGGCTGATCTCAATGACCGGCTGCTCCAGGCTGTGCTGAAGGCGGAGCCGGCAAGCCAGATCATGTTCGACGTCGCAAATGGCGACGATCAGACCGAAGTGCAGACCCTGAGCGGCCGCATCCCGTCGCTGGCAAAG from Azotobacter salinestris carries:
- a CDS encoding YmfQ family protein, which codes for MPRTAAEYQEQLKALLPPGIAFPREPGTRLEDLLDGMAQELARIDARGERLIIEANPLSTSELLADWERVAGLPDNCAGTLETTQQGRRNALLAKLTATGGQSPAYFIEVARALGYEVNISEFRPFRAGLSQAGDPLTSGDWVHTWRLNTHETTVIAFRAGLSVAGEPLRTWGNDPLECKIDQLKPAHTIVLYGYGAIEIQQAYLLSDRLWHYANFILPEDIG